The Actinomycetota bacterium DNA segment AGCCGCGAGCCTCGAAGGTGTTGCGCAGGCCGCCGTTGGGAAAGCTGGACGCATCAGGCTCGCCCTGCACCAGGGTCTTGCCAGCAAACTCGGCAAGGGCCGTGCCATCGCCGACAGGCTCGAAGAAGCTGTCGTGCTTCTCAGCTGTGAAGCCGGTGAGGGGGTAGAAGACGTGTGCGTAGTGGGTGGCGCCCTTCTCCAGTGCCCAGTCCTTCATCGCTGAGGCGACCGCGTCAGCGACTGTGGGATCCAAAGGTGCGCTGTTTTCAATGGTGTCCGTGACGGACTTGAACACGATCTTGGGCAGTCGCTTCTGCATGACCGACTTGCTGAAGACGTTCATCCCGAAGATCTCGCCAGGTGCTTCAAGCTCGCTAAAGCTCACTGCAGGAGGCACATAGGCTTCGACGTCCTTGATGGCTTGCAGACGAACGGCATTACCACTCATGAATGTTCCCTTTCAGGCACGGCGCACCGCTGGTAGCGCGGGGCTTGGTTATTAGAGGTCGTGGAACTGGATTGGATGGAGCCTAGGAGATGTAATCGCAGGGTTTGTTACGTGCTGGTGACATTCATGATTCAGCCCGAATGGGCGGACATGAGGCCCTTCCTGTGAGGGACTCACTGGCGTTGCCCCGATGCTGGTTCCGATCGCGGCTCTGGGGCAGGTTCGGTGCCTTCGCGCTCTAGGCGCGGAAATTATGGGAAAGACCGGGCGCTGAGAACACAATCCAAGTACCTTGCTCGCCGATCATCGAATCAATTCATGGAGGCAGCAATGAGCGAGGTACTACTCACCGAGAAGCGTGGCGCGGTGTTCATCATGACGATGAACCGGCCCGAGGCACGCAATGCGCTCAGCCGCGAATTGATGTACGAAATGGCCGAGGCCCTCTACGAATTCGATACCTCGAACGAACTCTCAGTCGCTGTGCTCACTGGAGCTGGTGGCAACTTCTGCTCTGGCATGGATCTTCGCGAATTCGCAGCCGGATCGACCTTCGACAAGGTCAGCGAGCACCCGGGTCTGAACCAGCAGCCCCCTGCCAAGCCGATCATTGCGGCGGTCGAGGGCTATGCCCTGGCCGGCGGATGCGAGCAGGCGCTGTGCACGGACATCATCGTTGCCTCCCGCGAGGCCAAGTTCGGCATTCCCGAGGTCAAGCGAGGCCTGGTCGCAGCTGGCGGCGGCCTCTACCGGCTCCCGCGCGTGATGAGCTACCCCGCAGCTTCGCTGCTCGCGCTCACAGGCGACATCATCGATGCCGAGCAGGCCAATGCCTGGGGCTTGGTGTCGGTGCTCGCCGAGCCGGGCAAGGCACTGGACTCTGCCGTCGAGATCGCCGAGCGGATTGCGCAGAACGGTCCGCTGGCCTTGAAGGCCACCAAGGCAATCTTGGCCAAGGCCGCCAGCTGGACCGACCCGGAGTTCATGGCCTGGCAGCAGACGGTCACCGGCCCGGTCTTTGCATCCAACGATGCCAAGGAGGGCGCAACTGCCTTCGGCGAGAAGCGCGCACCGAAGTGGACCTCCACCTGATCGATCCGATTAGACGAACAATTGGGAACCGGGCTTGAAGCCCGGACCCCAATTGTTTTTCGAGCTACTTAGCTGACGACCACGCGTGCGGCCGCGAGGTTGGGAATGCGACGCGAGGTCGCATTGACGTCTCCTTCACGATGCGATTCGACAAGGGCACTGACGAAGTAGGTGCCTGGCTTGTCGAATGCATGTGAAGTCGACTTCTGCACGGATGCTTGTGAGCCGTCGAGAGTCTCGCGCACCGGAAAAGAACCGCGTCCATCGAAGTCCCATTGTATGCCGATGATCGTTCCGGCATTCGGTGGAGTGTGCACATCAACGGTGCAGTTCACCGCTTCGCCGACGCGCACATTCGTCACCGCTGAGCCATTGACGGTAACTGTCGCGACTGGCTGAATGCCGCCGCGCTCCTCCGCGGTCGCTGGCAGGATGATCGCTCCATCGCGGTATTCGAACGCAGTGTCAGCCGGCTCGATGCCATCTTCAACCCAGTGCTTCAGGTCGACAAGTGATTGCTCGATGATCGGGTGGTAATCGATCAACCAGGTGTTGTTTGCTCGGCCAGGACCGGGAGCAGTCATTGCCGGCGGCACGTGTTCGGCGTTCTCTGACCAGCGCAGTTTGAATTTGGAGTCGGCAATCTCCTTGCCGTACTCCCGCTCAATGTTGGCCTTGAAGCCGATGCCTTGCGGCGGCCAGAGCGATGAGTCGTGTGTGTGGTGCACCCACAGCAGCTTGCCTTCTATTCGGCCGGTGTGCTTGACGCCCATGAATGGCGACATCGTTGGCAGTTCGTACTGGTCGTAGATCGGTCGCCCGTCAACAGTGAGGAACTGGTACTCGGCATCAGTTGGAACATGGTGCCGGTAGTAGTAGCAGTAGGCCAGGAAAGCGCGATTGTCGATGCGGACTCGATCACCTGGCTCGACTCCGCGGAAACGCTTGTTGCTGGCCTCGCCGTCGCTGTCGGCCAGCAACACGTCGCCGGCTCCATTCATCACATACAGCCGACGACCGGCTGCGGCTCCGCTCAGGAGTTCGATGCCAGCACCCATGAGGTAGCCATCTGGGGCCTCATCGAGTTGCAGTGCCATGGGAATGTGCTCCATGTTGTTCATGCTGGCGAACAGTGCAGCCAGTGAGCGAAGTTGAGCCAACTCAGGGATCTGCAAAGTGGGATCCTCGGCGAGTTCCTTCGCGTAGAGCACGCGCTTCACGGTTGTCTCCAGGACAACGAGGTCATCGGCGACCAACTCAGGTCGATCAAAGCCCACATGTCCGGGCTTGGTCCAGAAGTTCTCCCAGTAGGCGGGGTAGTCCTGCTGCAGACGATTGGCCATCGACGCCCAGAGCCAGATCTGTCCCATCGGCTGCAGGATGAAGGACTCATCGCCGCGCGGGAAGCCGATGCGGTAGAGGTTGGCAAGCTCCTCCTTCTCATCCACCGTCAATCCGGCGAAGGGATCACCGCTGCCGCCGGGCCACATGGCATCGATTACGCCCAGCAGCTTGCTGCCCAGCATCCGCTGCACATTGAACATGCAAGAGAAGTTCGGCGTCGCACCCCGCAGCAACTCGTGGTCGCCGTAGTCGCCGTCCTGTGCATCGCCCATGAAGGGCAGTGCGGCGTCCCACACGTCAGGGGCATACGCAAGACACAACGGTGATCTGCGAGCACCACCACTGCCGCCGTAGACATAGGAGTACTTCGGCTCTGATCCGTAGATCTGTGCGGCAACGAACTTTGAGAAGCGTGCGGATTCCGCGGCTGCGCGCCAGCCATACAGCGTGGGGTCAACGCCTGCCTTGGGGTCCATGACATCGCCGATGTGGCCCATATTGGACTCGATGGCGTAGCCGCCAAGCCGAAAGATCATCTGCAGTCCGCCGGTCACCTGGCCTAGCGGACCGGTGTTCACATTCTCGTGACCCGCATTGGCGCCTTCAAGTGGCTGATACAGCCGTCCCTGATAGAGGTCGGCCGGCGGGAAGGCGATCGCAAAGCGGGTGCTGGTGCCCTCGAAGTAGCCGTGCACGAAGCGATGGGGGGTAGGCAGTTCGCGCTCGTCATCGATATCGATGATGGGCGTACCGAAGAACGGATCGGTGACGCGATAGGAATCGACTTCAATTGATGACATGGCTGCACCTTCTGCGGAATTTTCGACGCTCGGCTCTCGGGCTGGCGCTGACCGTAGTGGCGCAGGTCACATCACGCTAGGAGTTTGTCCGAGTTGGCAGTCGGTGACTGCTCTGGTGCTTCCTTCATCGCCCAAGCCTGGGTTGGCATAGCCGCTTGCATGCCGCGCAGCCCAGCCAGCAGCGCTTCCCCCTCTGCCTCTGTCAGGACAGCGAAGGCCTTGTTCACAACGCGATTGGTGAGCTCTTCGGCCTGGATCCGAAGATGTCGATCCGCATCAGTTGGCTCAGGTCCGTCGTCCAATGTCCATCCGTGGAATCTCCAGCTGGCCTCTGGCCCGAGGGCTGCGGAGACTCGTGGCTCGAGTCCTACAGCAATAACTGCCGCGACATGTGCCGAGCCGCGGTGTTCGCGAAGGATCGTCACCAGTTGTGCAGCCCGACCCGGAAGATCGTCAGCCAGCGGTAGCGAGAGTTGGCCGGCAAACAGTGGCAAGCCTGCGGGATCAGCGGATCTGACAATCAGTTCAGCGGCTTCGCAAAACTGCGCGATGCCTTGGACCGATGCAAAGTTCTCGCGACCGAATTGCGCGGTGCATTCGCGGTAAATGGGAGCGGCATCCTTGGCGGAAAGGGTTGTGCGTGCGGAGTTCCAGAACTTGTCGATCAGCTTCGGATTGAAGAATCCGAAGGCACTGACCACCACCGGCCACTCGACATCGCCCAGCGGTGCACCACGGCCCAAGAAGTAGAAGCGCATACCGTCGAGCCCAAGTTCCTTGCCACGGGCCAAGGTGCTTGCGGTGAAGAAGTAGGTGCCACCGAGCTGTCCGATGATGGGGGAGGCGGCATTAACGAGGGCTTCAGTTTGCATCAAATCAGGCTAGTGGGGGATGGGCGTCGGCGCAGCCCGGACGTACGCAGTGCAAGGATAATTTCCTTGCTGCTGACTTCGAGTGCGCCTTGCTCGATCGCCTGTGCACGCAGATCGTGCGGAAGGTCGTAGTGATCGCCCTGGAATCCGCGCTCGGGAATGCCGAGTCTGGCCGCGAATGCGTGCAACTCGTTCAACGAGGTATCGCTGATCAGGTGGCACCACATGCGTTCACGCCAGTGCCAATGCGCCTGATCAACCAAAAGTGCCATAGACCGCAAGGATATTGCCAGCGGGTAGCCGCCGCCTCAACTCGCCGGCACAGCTTCTTCGATTGCCCGCAGGCCTGTGATGAATGCCAGCTGGCCTTCATCGTCGAGCACTGAGAATGGAGTGCTCACGAGCTGGTTGGTGAGTTGATGAGCTTGATACATGAGATCCAGATCCTTCGGCGTCGGCACGGGCAAATCCGCTTGCGCCCAGCCATGAATCTTGTAGTTCTCGGCGCTGTTGATCACATCGGCCACTCGCGGATCAAGGCCAACCGCGACGAGCGCGAGCAAGTGGGCCGAGCCGCGATGTTCGCGCAGGATGGTCAGGTATTGCATTGCGCGCGCAGGCAGATCCTCCGCGAAGGGTTCACAACTCACAGCTGCGTACAGCGGAAGGCTGAATGGATCAATGGCCTTCGTGATCTGTTCAGCCGCTGCGCAGAATGAGTCAAGGCTTTCGATCTGAGTCAGATGCAGCCGTCCGAACTCACGGGAGCATTCAAGGAACGCTCGTCCGCCTTCCCGTGGAGGCAGCACTTCTTGAGCCGAGTTCCAGAATTTGTTGACCATCGTTGGGGAGAAGTAGCCAAAGGCGCTGACGACTACTGGCCATTCGACATCTCCCAGCACACCGCCGCGCCCGATGAAATAGAACTGCAAGCCGTTGAGTCCGAGCTCGCGTCCGCGCCCGAGGGTTTCGGGAGTGAAATAGAAAGCCCCGCCGATGCGATTGATGATCGGCGAGGCTTCCTGAATCAAGGTTTCGGTCAGCATCCAATCAGGCTAGCTGCCTTGCCTTGCTCTTGTTCAGACTTAATCTGCGAGCAGGCGATAGATCTTCTTGCGCGCCTCGACGAGGATTTCTGCCGTTGCAGCGATCTGTGCGGGGTCGTTGAGCTGACTGACTTGCTGCACAGCGCCGCCCAGCTGGCGACCCTCATTCCACAATGCGCTGGCACCGTCGTTATCGGCTTCGGAGGGGTTGGTCCAGGGCTCACCCCAGGATTCGCCTTCTGCCGCAACAAGTGCTCGCCCAGCATCAGTTAGCGTGAATACTCGCTTGCCATCTTGATTTGATGGAGCAACAAGCCCGTCTTGGGCAAGTCGCTTGAGTACCGGGTAGATGGAGCCTGGAGATGGCTGCCACTGTCCGTCGCTGCGGTCAGCGAGCTCGGTGAGAATCTCGTATCCGTGACGGGGCTGCTCGGCCAGCAGGAGCAGGATGGCTGCTCGCACATCGCCGCGCTCGCGACGACGTCCGCGCGAGGGACCCCAAGGTCCGCGGCCACGTGGGTTCCAAGGGTCTTGGCGATCTGATCCACGGCGATGACCGCCGTGACGATGGCCGCGTTGCGGCCCACCCCGATCTTGGGCCGGTTCGGCCGCTGGGGTTTGTGCAGACGAATTGTCGTCAGCTTGCGCGTTCATCAGCGCCCACATGGCGCGAGCCTTACGGCTGTGCTGGCCGGCTCCACGACGGGAGTTCCAAGGGCCAAATTCGAGGGGATAAGCCTCAGTCATAATGTCCAACTTTCTCTCTCGCGACTGTTCGCGATGTAGTAACGATATATCGCGACTACATCGATGTCAACTAACGGGAGGAATTCGTCCAATGTTGGCTTTTCGTGCGAGCGACTGTCCGAAAGAATGAGGGCACCCAACTCGCTGGAGGCACCATGGCCGTCACCCTGAATCCATATTTGAACTGGCGAGGAAATGCTCGTGCGGCGATGGAGTTCTATCACTCAATCTTCGGCGGAGAGTTGACGATGAGCACTTACAGCGAGGCTGGCATGGAGGTCGACCCTTCAGAGGTCAATCAGCTCATGCACTCCCAACTCATCAGCGACAGCGGACTGGTGCTCATGGGTTCCGATGCGCCAATGCACATCGAGGGGACCCATGGCAGTGCATTTTCGGTTTCCTTGAGTGGGCCGGACGAAGATATTCTGCGCACCTACTGGGATGGGCTCGCAGTGGGGGCAAGCATTGAGCAGCCGTTGACCACTGCTCCATGGGGTGACACCTTTGGGATGCTCGTCGACCAGTTCGGCATCAACTGGATGGTCAACATCCTCGCCGAGCACGGCTGATCTTCAAGTCCGGTCGATGCCTATATACCTGCTATCCGTCTGCTATCCCGCTGTAGCGCAAAGCTGATTCGACGAAGGCCCTGATCAAGGGCGCGTCCACGAGACGGCGCTCAGGGTGCTCGGGGTGCCACTGCACACCGATGCAGAATTCGGCTGAGGTGTCTTCGCACACCTCGACTGTGCCGTCCTGCGACCATCCGGTGATGGTCAGATCGCCGGGGGAATCCACGGCTTGATGATTCGATGAGTTCACGATCAGTGGACCTACA contains these protein-coding regions:
- a CDS encoding crotonase/enoyl-CoA hydratase family protein; its protein translation is MSEVLLTEKRGAVFIMTMNRPEARNALSRELMYEMAEALYEFDTSNELSVAVLTGAGGNFCSGMDLREFAAGSTFDKVSEHPGLNQQPPAKPIIAAVEGYALAGGCEQALCTDIIVASREAKFGIPEVKRGLVAAGGGLYRLPRVMSYPAASLLALTGDIIDAEQANAWGLVSVLAEPGKALDSAVEIAERIAQNGPLALKATKAILAKAASWTDPEFMAWQQTVTGPVFASNDAKEGATAFGEKRAPKWTST
- a CDS encoding PadR family transcriptional regulator; protein product: MTEAYPLEFGPWNSRRGAGQHSRKARAMWALMNAQADDNSSAQTPAAEPAQDRGGPQRGHRHGGHRRGSDRQDPWNPRGRGPWGPSRGRRRERGDVRAAILLLLAEQPRHGYEILTELADRSDGQWQPSPGSIYPVLKRLAQDGLVAPSNQDGKRVFTLTDAGRALVAAEGESWGEPWTNPSEADNDGASALWNEGRQLGGAVQQVSQLNDPAQIAATAEILVEARKKIYRLLAD
- a CDS encoding VOC family protein, yielding MAVTLNPYLNWRGNARAAMEFYHSIFGGELTMSTYSEAGMEVDPSEVNQLMHSQLISDSGLVLMGSDAPMHIEGTHGSAFSVSLSGPDEDILRTYWDGLAVGASIEQPLTTAPWGDTFGMLVDQFGINWMVNILAEHG
- a CDS encoding DUF4031 domain-containing protein, with amino-acid sequence MALLVDQAHWHWRERMWCHLISDTSLNELHAFAARLGIPERGFQGDHYDLPHDLRAQAIEQGALEVSSKEIILALRTSGLRRRPSPTSLI